A genomic stretch from Candidatus Aminicenantes bacterium includes:
- a CDS encoding DDE transposase: KFHGVSKEKFPFYLKEMEFRYNHRHESIFHLLSSYVTKSVQDLL; the protein is encoded by the coding sequence AAATTCCATGGTGTGTCAAAAGAGAAGTTTCCTTTTTATCTGAAGGAAATGGAGTTCCGTTACAATCATCGGCATGAAAGCATCTTCCATTTGCTTTCCAGTTATGTTACAAAATCAGTGCAAGATCTTTTATAA